The following are from one region of the Arthrobacter sp. TMP15 genome:
- a CDS encoding TetR/AcrR family transcriptional regulator — protein MKSQRTTTQGVEPQAVDPRTTDAGEGAGASSTDERLLAAIRESVVLHGVRRTTANDIAERAGISRMTFYRRMGSVENAVLAALTQEFRTYAGSVRIRAYAGNGREQLVQFAVESVRVFATSELLDSIAERDPEFLIPYVTDRFGTGQQLILDQVNVLLDAGFADGSIEAAPGTATTLLLALQGVALSSKVLRKTGTFEDSLTELAKMLRRYLTPTAPFAPSAACHSAEEKVA, from the coding sequence ATGAAGTCACAACGTACCACCACCCAAGGTGTTGAGCCGCAGGCTGTTGATCCTAGGACTACTGACGCTGGGGAGGGCGCTGGTGCCTCGTCAACTGATGAGAGGCTCCTTGCCGCCATCCGAGAATCCGTGGTGCTGCATGGGGTCAGGCGTACCACAGCCAATGATATTGCCGAGCGGGCAGGCATCTCCCGCATGACCTTCTATCGGCGCATGGGATCAGTGGAGAATGCTGTGCTGGCGGCCCTGACGCAGGAGTTTCGCACCTACGCAGGTAGTGTGCGGATACGTGCATACGCGGGTAACGGTCGCGAGCAGTTGGTGCAGTTCGCTGTTGAAAGCGTGCGAGTGTTCGCAACCTCGGAACTGCTGGATTCCATTGCCGAGCGGGATCCAGAATTCCTGATTCCCTATGTCACTGACAGATTTGGGACGGGCCAGCAACTCATTCTTGACCAGGTAAACGTACTGCTTGATGCCGGTTTCGCCGATGGCAGCATCGAGGCCGCACCGGGCACCGCGACCACGTTGCTGCTTGCGCTCCAAGGAGTTGCCTTGTCCTCTAAAGTGCTGCGGAAGACGGGCACTTTTGAGGATTCTTTGACGGAATTGGCGAAGATGTTGAGGCGATACCTCACGCCTACCGCACCTTTTGCACCCTCTGCGGCTTGCCACTCAGCCGAAGAAAAAGTGGCGTGA
- a CDS encoding FAD-binding oxidoreductase — MVTHLTEEISPSVWYGWGDPTHARPLNAGALEFLRRTLKLSSVGANHPPVDLADVRLGAVKLDQDVLQELGSITGQEHVLTDAHTRIHHAGGKSTPDLLRRRSGDALDAPDAVVFPGSSEEVGAVLALCVKRKIAVVTFGGGTSVVGGVEPLRGRFTGVITIDLSRLNQLLEVDPTSRTASFEAGIRGPAIEAALAPHGFTLGHFPQSHQEATLGGYVATRSAGQASTGYGRSEELVKSAHLETPMGDFDVGSSAPGTAAGPKLLDVIIGSEGTLGVITRATVKVSPAPKSKVYGAWSFPSFTAGAQAMRQLRQNGRRGDMPHVCRLSDTDETASTFKLGGVKTGALSRYLRIRGQRNQALALFVWEGDRAHVRARRRRSARILRQAGGIWLGPLPGKAWEHGRFSGPYLRDELLTRGVYVETLETAATWTKIAQTYRDIRQAILGALEVGGGGAYVQTHISHVYSDGASLYFTFFAGLEEDGLAQNARVKEAASNAITAAGATITHHHGVGMDHAPYLSAEIGHLGVSVLTSIKNTLDPEGIMNPGKLIPNEPHLKEPS, encoded by the coding sequence ATGGTGACCCACCTCACAGAAGAAATTTCTCCCTCCGTTTGGTATGGCTGGGGCGATCCAACCCATGCCCGGCCGCTCAACGCTGGAGCCCTTGAGTTTCTGCGCCGTACATTGAAACTCTCCAGTGTTGGCGCCAACCACCCGCCCGTAGACTTGGCCGACGTCCGCCTCGGAGCCGTGAAATTGGACCAGGATGTCCTGCAAGAGCTTGGCTCCATCACGGGGCAAGAGCACGTCTTAACCGATGCTCACACCCGCATTCACCATGCCGGTGGCAAGAGCACACCCGATTTGTTGCGACGTCGCAGTGGGGACGCCCTTGATGCCCCTGACGCCGTGGTCTTCCCCGGCAGCAGTGAGGAGGTCGGCGCCGTGTTGGCCCTTTGCGTAAAGCGAAAAATAGCTGTGGTTACCTTCGGGGGTGGAACATCCGTAGTGGGCGGGGTTGAACCTTTGCGAGGGCGTTTCACCGGAGTTATCACCATCGATCTCAGCCGCCTGAACCAACTGCTGGAAGTGGACCCCACGTCCCGTACGGCCAGTTTTGAGGCTGGCATTCGAGGCCCGGCCATAGAAGCAGCTTTAGCCCCGCACGGCTTCACCCTGGGACATTTCCCCCAAAGCCATCAGGAGGCGACGCTTGGCGGGTACGTTGCCACCCGGTCCGCCGGACAAGCCTCCACCGGCTACGGGCGTTCAGAGGAGCTTGTGAAGTCGGCCCATCTGGAAACCCCTATGGGAGACTTCGATGTTGGCTCATCGGCGCCTGGCACCGCAGCCGGACCGAAGCTGCTCGATGTCATCATCGGCAGCGAGGGAACACTGGGGGTCATCACCAGGGCCACTGTAAAAGTGTCCCCAGCACCCAAGAGCAAGGTTTACGGCGCATGGTCCTTCCCGTCCTTTACTGCCGGCGCGCAAGCAATGCGGCAACTGCGCCAGAACGGTCGCCGCGGTGACATGCCGCACGTCTGCCGCCTCAGCGACACTGATGAAACGGCGTCGACCTTCAAATTAGGTGGGGTGAAGACCGGCGCCCTATCCCGTTATCTGCGTATCCGGGGTCAACGGAATCAGGCACTTGCGCTCTTTGTCTGGGAGGGCGATCGCGCTCATGTACGTGCCCGCCGCCGCCGCAGTGCCCGAATTCTGCGGCAGGCAGGTGGAATCTGGTTGGGACCGCTGCCCGGAAAGGCGTGGGAGCACGGCCGGTTCAGCGGCCCGTACCTCCGCGATGAGTTATTGACCCGTGGCGTCTACGTGGAAACACTGGAAACGGCAGCTACCTGGACCAAAATTGCGCAGACATACCGAGATATCCGCCAGGCCATCCTGGGTGCCCTGGAAGTTGGAGGTGGTGGCGCCTATGTGCAAACACATATTTCCCATGTGTACTCCGACGGCGCATCTTTATACTTCACCTTCTTTGCGGGTTTGGAGGAGGACGGGCTGGCACAAAATGCCCGCGTGAAAGAGGCCGCCTCCAACGCCATAACGGCAGCAGGGGCCACCATCACCCATCATCATGGAGTAGGCATGGACCACGCACCCTACTTGTCTGCCGAAATCGGACACCTGGGCGTCTCGGTTCTGACCAGCATTAAGAACACGCTGGACCCCGAGGGCATCATGAACCCCGGCAAGCTCATCCCCAACGAACCCCACTTAAAGGAACCATCATGA
- a CDS encoding SDR family oxidoreductase: protein MTGTIESLAGATVLITGAAMGMGEMYAHLAVQDHAAHVILWDINAELLEKAAAKLQGKGSEIHSYVVDVSKLEAIEAAAQKVRDEVGTPDILINNAGIVRGKYFWEHDQRADIAVTMAINTLALMHITREFLPAMIEGGRTSRIVNVASAAGMLSNPRMSVYSSSKWAVIGWSDSLRLELKQAGHNHIMVTTFCPSYIKTGMFEGARGPLMTPLMEPVAVTERVWRAMKEGTPMLMMPWTVKLSMALRGVLPIAAWDVVAGRVFGVYKSMEHFTGRK, encoded by the coding sequence ATGACCGGCACCATAGAATCTCTTGCGGGAGCTACCGTCCTCATTACCGGCGCTGCCATGGGTATGGGCGAAATGTATGCCCACCTGGCCGTACAGGATCACGCAGCACATGTGATCCTGTGGGACATCAATGCCGAACTACTGGAAAAGGCCGCCGCCAAGCTTCAAGGCAAGGGCTCAGAGATTCACAGCTACGTGGTGGATGTCAGCAAGCTGGAGGCTATCGAGGCCGCGGCACAAAAGGTACGGGACGAGGTCGGCACCCCGGATATCCTGATTAACAACGCTGGTATTGTGCGTGGAAAGTATTTTTGGGAGCACGATCAGCGTGCGGACATTGCTGTCACTATGGCCATTAACACTCTGGCCCTGATGCATATCACCCGCGAGTTCCTGCCAGCCATGATTGAGGGCGGCCGCACGTCTCGGATAGTGAATGTCGCCTCGGCCGCGGGGATGCTGTCCAACCCCCGCATGAGTGTTTATTCCTCCTCTAAATGGGCAGTCATCGGGTGGAGTGACTCCCTTCGCTTAGAACTGAAACAGGCGGGCCACAACCACATCATGGTGACAACGTTTTGCCCTTCCTACATTAAAACGGGGATGTTTGAGGGTGCCCGTGGACCACTGATGACACCGCTGATGGAGCCTGTTGCGGTAACGGAGCGGGTGTGGCGGGCCATGAAAGAAGGCACGCCAATGCTGATGATGCCGTGGACAGTGAAATTGAGCATGGCTCTGCGCGGGGTATTGCCAATCGCCGCCTGGGATGTGGTGGCTGGCCGCGTGTTTGGCGTCTATAAATCCATGGAGCACTTCACCGGCCGTAAATAA